The Cervus elaphus chromosome 12, mCerEla1.1, whole genome shotgun sequence DNA window ACCTTATTGAAGAATATGATAAAGGTTTCTACAACCCCTTCCTCAGGTTCTACTGATTTGCCAGAGCAGCTTACCAAACTCAGGGAAACCCTTACATCAACTACCTTATTGAAGAATATGATAAAGGATACAGaagaacagccagatgaagagtTCCATTGGGCGAGGTCTGGGAGAGTCCCAGTGTAGGAGCTTTTGTCCCTGTGGAGCTGAGGTATGTCTCCCTACCAGTGTGGATGTGTTCTCCAAACTGAAAGCTCTCCAAACCCTGTTCTATTGGGATTTTTGTGGAGGCTTCCTCACATATGCttagttgctatgtcatgtccaactctttgcaaccccatggactgtggcttgccaggctcctctgtccatggagattttccaggcaagaatactagactgggttgccatgcccttctccagaggatcttcccaaaccagggatctaacccaggtctcccatattgcgaGCAGAttatttattgtctgagccaccttggaagcccaagaatactggagtgggtagcctaccccttctccaggagcacttctcgacctaggaatcaaaccagggtctcctgcattgcaggaggattctttactagctgagctaccagggaggccctttCCTCTCATAGGCATGCTCAATTATTAACTAAGTTTCTGGCCCCTTGTCTCTCTGGAAAATTGGGAGAGACagctgaaaattccaagcttctaatcatgggTTGGTCTTTCTGGTTACTAGTGCCCACGCAGTCCCCATCCAGGAGCCCACCTAGAGTCACCTCAGTAGAACAAAAGATGCTGCTAGTGCTGCTATCACTTAGGTATTTACAAGAGTTTTAGGAACTCTGTGCTGGAAGTTGGGAGAAAGGTACAGGCAGATACATATTTCTTATCATTTCCACCTTCCATCATCAACTCACCTTGCAAAacttaacacatacatatattcacacacatacacataatttAAATGGCAGATAACAAGATGATGTGATGTGGTCAACATATATGAGAATTACTTCTGTAATACATAATCAAATGGTGCTGTAGGTCATGAAGGAATAGGAGAACATTCTGAAGGAATGGGAAATGTAGTTTAAAAGGAATACAGATATTTTCCCAATAAGAGGGGGAGATATTCAACTTcactaacagcaacaacaaaagtacAGTAATATGAGAGTATCTTTTCAAACCATAaaacttataaaattataaaggatTAGACACAaaggtatacatacacacatattgcACCAATGTTGGTAACATGGCTGTTTCATCCAGTGTCCTTGATGGCGCAGCTGGTCATTTCTGGTATGCATAGTAATTTCCTTTCAAAGAATCTCTCTTAAAGAAACAATCAGTTTCTTTAAGATACACAAAGACATACATGTGTATGTCCCTTCATCTCAGAACAGACTTTATAAAGAAAAACTATCAACAATGTCGAGGGCTAACAACAGAGGATTGATTAAATGAAGGGTGGTAGCACCAATCAGTAGAATACAtatcactgtttttaaaaagtcatgtgtTTGAAGAATATAATAATAACATGGTAAAATAATCACCatatgatattaaaataaaaaggatgtaCACTTGAGTAAAAACTCAATACACACAACAAAAAGCCTagaggaaaatggaaatattctgaCATGTTAAGTGCGTTAGTTTCTAGTGAATGGATTATATGCAGTTCCTTTTCTGCTGAAtagttttctctattttccaagttttctatgAATTTTTATTACTTTAGATTTAGAAAAAGAGAGATCCTCTCTGCTCAGACCCATATCAAAGGCCACTATCTGAATTCTTTTCTAATCTTCACATCATAGTATATCACATCTCCCTCCATAACATAAGCCTATGGcttatgttatgttatgttaCGTCTCTAGTCCCCTTTTGTTAGATTCTCCTACTAACAAGAATTTAAAGAGGAAGTCATCTTTGTGTCTTTTGAAACATGTGGTTTGCAGTTTCACTTGGTCATTTATTGGTCCCAAAATTTCTGTTGCTTCTGCCTTTTATCCCTCAAGATCAGCCCCAGAATCTCTAGAGAAGCCTGACTCTCCAGCTTGATTAATGGGAGATTCCTTCAACTGTCATGGAACATGCTATTTACAGAAAGTGGTGGAAAGAGAAATatggaaagaggaagggaggagggcaaATCACATACACATTGTTAATAATCAAGGGAAGGGAGTGTAGGCATTTAAAGTTGCCTGTCAGCTCCTGCAAAACCATACTACTAGGTAAAGGCCAGGATTTAAACATGGTTCCAGAACTATACTTTTAACATTAGTGCCCTGAAACCACCCCTACCCTCACACTTCAAGTCCAGGAAATCCACTGAAAATttagggagaagaaagaaaagccacTTTCTTTCCCTGTGGCTGGGGCTGTTACCCTACAGAGAGCATGGATGAGCttaacaaagagagaagaaattgaATGTGGGGAGACTGAGCCCCAGCTCTACAGGTACCATGCAAAGAATTtttctgagtcttggtttcatctgtaaaatggagatgacatCTGCCTCAGAGTGGAATACAGGAAAAATCTTGAGTAAGCAAAAGGAGCACTGTTTTTGAGTTTCAAGAGAAAACATCTGTCAGAAGATGCTTTACTGAAAAAGAAAGTTGAGAAACTAAAACACCATGATCATAAATTaaagtatcttttattttaaacatattcaaCTTTAGAAGAGTTTAGTTAgtttaatgtgtatttatttcaaGTAATACAAAACTAAATCATTCATTTGCATGCTAATCAATATTAAAGTCACTTAAGAAATTCATCTAAATGATGTTATGCCAGCTTTCAAAACAACTAAATCACAAAGTCcatatgtgaaaatgaaaaaggtaaTTAAAATACATTGGCACTAGGAGACTCCTTCCTCATTCAAGAAGATTGAAGAACTAAAAACATATTTGCTTTGAAAATTTTTAGTAGTTTTCATCTAAGTAGTTATCTAACTAGTATGCTAATTTACAGCTATGGTGTTCACTTCCATTCTTAAATTAGAAACTCAAATCTGATaacatttttgatattttgtattcttttcttccACAATAggtaatcatttatttattaattaaaaacaaattataatgCTAAATAATTCAAATAACTATGGAGCACTAATTGTGTACTAGGTACTGTTAACTGTGTATTTCACCATTTCCTTTCAGAGTTAAAGCTTTGTCAATTAtgtttttttggccatttgtttcattttctgtagAATCGCTCTCCGCTCAAACAACGGAAAAAgtatgtaatttataaaaatctaaaaagcTTCTTGGTAAGTTCACTTTAACACTGAAGAGGAAAAACTCTAAGTAATTATTGAACAGAAGAAACCTACACCGGTATATACTAACTGTGGCAGCTGTTCTTAGCTGTTCTATCCTTCCCTTGATCACAGCTTGGCCGGAATCGTCCCCTTAtccccacccacgtgtttatggAAGAAAGTCTGGAGCTGCTGCCAAGCATCTACCTGGGCCCTGGCATGAGCCCTGGGCTCCCCTCCCCAGATGACAGGAACGCCCACTAAGGTGTGCAGGGAAGCCGGGCACAGGGGGAAGTAAGGAGGTTCAATGTAGTGCCCCGTCCCTGGGTAACAGATGACCTGGGGTTTTGCCTTCCCATGGGCCTGCAAGCGTTTAGAGGCCTCATTAGCATAGAATTCACTCTTCCAGTTGTGGTCATCCTGACCCACAAGAAACAGGAAGGGGCACTCAGCCCTTTCCACAGGAATGAAGCTCTTCTGGTCAGGTCCTTCCAAAGGGCAGTTCAGGATTTCCACAATGTCTACAAAGCCATCTTTAGTCATCTTGATTCGATTTTGGTTGAAACCCACAGGCGGCAGAATCTCACCTTTGTAGTGTAAGGTTCCGCAGACACTGACCACAGAACCATTGATTATGACAGCCGCAGAGATGCCCTTCAGGAAGGAAGCCATGGAGAGGCAGAGCTCACCTCCTTTTGAAATCCCAAGCAGCCCAACTCCTGGACCCTTCACCTGAGAAAAGgtcaaagggaaaaggagaatgaGTCCATGAACAGTGCAGTGTGGCCAGTAGTGCCTGGACTTGAGAGTCGGGGAACTGAGCCTGAATCTGGGCTCTCCCAGTTATCAAGGTTTGCAGCCTTGGGATATTGACTTAACCTTTTTTGTACCTTGCTTTCCACAATTTCTCCATCACCATTCCTGGTGCCTTCAACAACCAAGTGGATGACAACGAAATACTTTGGCCTTGAAGTTCCTTTGACCACCAAACCTCCAATGGTCTTTTCCTCtgcccctgtccatgggactctccaggcaagaatactggagtgggttgccatgtcctcctccaggggatcttcccgacctaggaactGAGCCCccgtctcatatctcctgcattggcaggcaggttctttaccaaaagcaccacctgggaagcccttaataacaATCCCTTGACCTCAAATCCACTCTCTCCTAGTTTGTACTCCTTTTCACAGCAAAACTTGTGGGAAATTTTGTCTGTAGTTGTTCACTTTCTTGTCTTAATTCTCTGCTCAGTCCCCTCCAGTGTAGTTTGAGTTTGCCCTATTCCAGAAAGATTGTTCTCGTCAATTACCAAATTCTTCTGCTGTAAATGGCCTTTTGATTGACCTATCAACAGCAATTTTTTTGGATCATGGTTTCTACAATAGCACTCTTGACTGATTTCAGCTATTTATTCCTTATAAATACTAGGAATGGGATATTATAGTGATCCCAATTTTTGAGAGTATGATACATAAGCCCCAAGGTCCAGGAGCTAGTAACTGGCAAAATCAAGCCTCAAATTTAACTTTTCTCTATCAAATACACTATTACACTGGTTCTACTACACCCCATCACCTTCTCTAGGAGCACCAAGGCTTTCATCTACCTTGAGCTCTGattgaattataaaataaacaatcctATTAATCCTCTAATATCCTGAGCAAGGTATATGTTCTAATCCTCTGATATACTGAACCCTCAAACATTTCCTACTACCCAGGTCCTTTACTAGTACCCAGGTACTATACTAGGTGATTTATTAAAAGTAAGTACTCTGCTCTTAGATGGTCACATGGAGGAGAGGATTGTAAAATACAAACATTTAAACTGGAGACAGCCTTCTGGAGAGAGTGATTACTTCCCCTTCCCTTCTTACTTCCTGGGTCAAACCGAGGGTTCTCAATGTGTTGAGCTCTTAATGAAATTTGATAAAATACTGGAATTTAAAATTCCATAATTTCAACTAGGACACTTTTACCAGCAGGAAATCTAACAATAACATCTAATTGCATGGAAACTGTCTGGGAGAAGTTACTGTGAAAGGTAGAGTGTGTTGGGGGCAGAGAGTGGCTGTCATGAATTTGTTAAGTTCTGTGAAAACCAAGAGCATTTTAGAGAAGGAGAACTGATATGTAGAACATGAAACCAGAGAAGTTCCAACCTGAGGGTGATTAAGCAGGTAGTTCACAGCTTCTTCAAAGTACTCCAGGTGGAAGTTCTCCAGGCTCTTGGGCAGGTCCTCATAGTTGTAATAAGCCAGCGCCATCACAGCAAAACCCTTCCCAGCCAGCAGACTAGCTCGATATTCCAGAAGACCACCTCCAGCTGCAGAAATGTCCACAATCCCAGGAAAGGGCGCAGGTTCTTGGGAAGAAAAAACATAGAGTTAAACTATACTTGAACTCTTTGCTGTGGTGTCAAAAGCCATTTTTGCCCTTTGGTGATGTCACAGTTTTCTACTGATGATCAGAAATGCTAAACAACTCTGGTCGTCAAAGGTCCAGACTGTGGCATAGTTTAAACCCACATTCCCCTCTACACCCAGGGCCTCAAAGCCCCACAGATTTTTGCAAAGAACATGAACTGCTTTTGTGAGCACCACTCCACATCAATTATAGGAAGAATTTTCAATTACAAATCACAACAAAAGAATCAACAGGAAAGAATCATCAATCACAGgccccaacaacaacaaaaaggatgTACATTGCATCCCTTCCAAGAAATTGACTACCCCAGGAACTCAGCCAATGAGAAACCATCATCGCCCTAAACTGTCACTTTCGTCTAATAGACTTCTATTGGAAGcaacccctcccaccttcctccttcttctttatAAAGTTAACATTCCTTTCTTTGATTTGTTGAACTTGCCTATGGTTTTTGTCAGGGCTTGCTTGTCCTGAATTGCACTTCTCTGGTGTTCTAGAATTAACCCATTTTTGCTGGTGAAACAACTGTTTTAAGGTCAACATAACCGGGTGCTCGGAAGTGGGATCCTAAGAggtctcccccaaactcccaggTTGGTGAGGACACAGGTGCTAGtctgccggagcctgccggcaaacgaactggtcaagaacgcaatcaccagagtacctaggaaaaagaagactcagaaagagaaagatggggttgagagggacggagtccgcttgcgtctgactccgccaactttattgaagactACCACACCTATATAtacgctaacaggagttactaagaatagatcgagggtttgcatacgtgcagagctacagatgtttaaaattcccacactcaagatcagtaaagcattaattaccccagcgcccaacatgattaagatcattagaacattagatagaaaacaggcttcatcaatagaacattagatggaaaacaggtttcaggcatgatgagcttatcagcaccagaaaaacaggcaaaaaggtcaccggtgtgttttttccctgaaggagacaaatgccagtctatactttaacaagaaggggtggcaggacaaagagagaccttttgatctctcttagggccgtaaggggcctgtacattcaggccggctccctgcactAGTCCCCACAGAGTCCATGTGCTCACTGCCTTCTAGCTAAGCCTGGAGTTTGAGGGTAAGTCTGTCCTGGATTTCAAGCTCCACTGTCTGCATTTTGAGTTCCCCAATCTTTATTTGCGATCTATTTAAAGGCTTTGTCCTTTCTGAGAGTATTCCTTTGGTCTTTGGTCTGATTTCTTTGAGTACTGGGATGTGCCTGTTGGAACTCTGCTGtttaggaatttttctttttgctctagagaaaaatcttttaagaaatGGGATCCCTGTCATCCAAATGCTTTGACAATGCCCCCCTCCTTTCTGGGACCCTGGCtggttttatgtttaaaaactttGGTCCCTCCTCATGTGCATTTCTAATTAAATGGACTGAACAGTATTTGAGAACACCAATCAACATTATGAGGAACATTTGAGCTCCCCAAACTTACTTTTCTTAAAACTGAATTAAACGTCTATTTAACTGGCATTCTGAGGCTTCCAGTCATTACTGGCAATCTAGAATTACGTCTCTGCAAATTACAATTTCAAAATTAACTGAGGTAAATGAACAACTAAAGGAGTCAAAAggcttctgaggcctctctttccctctcccttcctttgACTTCAGACACGTGACAGCCACTtactgcctgcctgcctcttgcTGCACTGCCTCCATCTCCTCTATACCCTCAGTTTGCCCAGTCTAATGCTGTCactgaatttctctttttcttggcacttctctccactccctcctcctctgAACCTATCAGAACCCGCCTCTCTAAAATTATGTCTTCCAAGCACCCAGATAAACCCTATATTTCTTATGTTCCCTAGACTAAGGCTGAATTGGGAGTCATAGTTGAAGAGTTTCCTAAAGTAACCGAGAACCCTCACAGGTTTGCTGAAGAGTCTAACGCAGTTCATTCAAACTTCCCAGCCTGGTTGCTTAGATTTTTATCAGTTAGTCCACCTGCTTGTTGGTGAGGGTCAACCCAAACATGTGATTAAGGTCGTCTGGTGGGAACAGCCCAAACAGAATTTAGAAAAACCCCTAACTTTTGGCCAAATGCTAGAATATTTTCTGGAAACCTCTACTGAGCAGTTACTGtagcttttctttatttcttttttttttttttgggggggggacaGCAAGGTTTACCTCCAGACTGAGGATGCTATTTACAAAACCCCTCCCATGTTGCAATTTAGCAACATGAACTTAGATGTAAGAAGTCTGACAAAGGCAATTCATGTGTAGAAATATATTCATGTATCCCAAAGAAATACTATCAGATATGATAAAGTTTGAGCTAGAAGGAAGGTCATTACAGCATTActaagaaaaattggaaaataacttACATGTCTAAATGAGTATTTAAATTGATAAAGTCACACAATGAACATTATGTCACCACAAAGATGCCTAAGTGAAAAAAGCTGCACAACATAATCTACAATATAATTTCACTTTTGTGTAAAAAGATATATATCctatacacaggaaaaaaaacaaacctctaaaAGCAAAGAGACCAATAAAAATTGTCAGTAAGATtactgagttttgtttttatcaattttcttatttgtaaactTTACAATAAACCCCTTTTACAACATGAGAACtaacagttatttaaaataaaagaaagggatGTTGGTGCAGTGCTGAGGGCCCCTGGAAGGTAGAGCCTTCAACAAAAGGTGTCCTACTTGGGAGACCAGGGAGTGGAAGGGGCTGGCTGCCCTCACCCAGAGGAAGGTCAAGGCCACACTCCCTAAacacagctttcttatttttggttattttgCTATCTTCCTCTTGTCATTTCCAGACTGCATCTGTACATTTTTGCatgttaaacatttaaaacttaCCACAAATATCCAAAGCCTGTCTTGGCATTTCATTTAATATCAGCACTGCACAATAGCAAGTACTGCTCAAGGCCAGAGGTTAACATTTCCTCCAGAAACTTAAGTACAAAGAGGTTAGCCCTGGCATAAGAGGTTCGAGTCCCTTCATGGCCACAACCAGTAGGACAAACCAAGGGCAGCCAACAGAGTGAAGTGGGGGTGAGGAACCCCTTCGGTAACACAGGCCATTTCCACAGTTCTCAGGGTGTGCACCCTGGGCCCACAAAGGAGCCTCAACCAACACTTCCTCTCCGGCTGTTTCTTTTTGAAAGAACTTCCAAATTCACCTCTTGCTATTTTTATACTCCATTACTTTTAGCTGCACCAGATCTCCATTTTCTACTTACATGCCACAAGCCCACTCACTGAATTTCATTGTACCATCTGAGAGTTCAGAGGGAAGGCTGAATTCAGATGTATGAGGATGCAAACCAATCAGCAGGGATCACCAACACCATCAACAATATCTATGACCTATCCCACCCGTGAACAAAGGAGGGTGAAGAACAGGCAGGGCCCTGGGACAAGGCAGAGGCCAGGAGGGCGTGGGCACAGCCCCCAGCTGCCTGCTCTCTCCTGTACTACTAGGCCCACTTCAGAGTCCCTTTCCCAAGACAAACATTCACACCCCTGTGGAGAAACCCTTCATCAGCCCACCAGTCGCTAGCTAACAGTACCCAGAGGCACTCATAGCAGCTACCCTTGAGTTTGGTAATCACtgtataaaaacaaaaggaaaaataagctcTGAAAAAAAGGCAAGGCAGGTAGAGAACTGAGCAAAAACAAGAAGGGCAAGGTGGGAAAGGAAGCCCAGATTGTTATGGGGAAATCAAGGAACAGGGTGCCGAGCAGGGGAAAGATCCTTGAAACTGCACAGCAGTGCCCACTCTTGACAGGGCCATGAGCCTTGGGCAGGCGGGCACCGAATTCCAGTGTCTGCAGCAAACACACGAGGGCAGAGGCCGCACCCAGCTGCTCTCCCAGCCCCCCACTGTGGTCACAGCACAGCCTGTCCCTTTCCCCTTCCCACTCCCACGGACACAAAAGTCTTCTCAGCAGAGGCTGAGAAGTGGTGGTTTCTACTCCAAGTTCATCTCCTGTAAAGCAAAACCTTAGGGCCCCAATGAACAGAGAGTAACAGCAGCACTGCTGGGCTCTCCCCGCCCAGGACACAGGGTCAGCTTAGTCACAACACACACCCTGGATTCCAAGTTGCTTAGCACAGCACTTCTGCAGCTCTAGTAAAATGAGAAGTATGTGCTTAAACCCAAATCCCAGACACATTCCAGCCTCCCAAAGACCACAAGTATGTCAAGCATATATTACATGTCCTTTCCACTTGTTAGGCTgcttacagtcatcaagagagatCCCCTTTTTAACAGTACCATTTGGAAATAGAATTGGGTAAAATTCCAAGAAGTTAGGAAATAGTCCCCCCACCCTGACAATGACCTTCGTTGGCCTGTAGTCTGTCATCACATTTTGCGCAACCATCACACACTCCCAGTCAGCCGAGTCCATCCCCAACTGCCATTGGGGATGCAGGCCATTCATTCAGGACCTACCAGTTCTGTTGAGGTTACCACACCAAGCTCGATGACCGCAGTCTGGAGTTACATTAGTGAATCTAGGCCTAAATCTACAGTACAAAGGTACATTTCACTTCATGATATACAGACAAGATCAGGGTTGAAAAAATATAGCAGTACAAATAATTCTAATGAGTTTAGAACTCAAACCTTTATTCACGCTGTAAAGGGGAAGAAAAGTGTTAGTAGTCATATACATGATGCAACAAGGACTGGTTCTTACCATACAGAGCAACATAAAAGAACCCTTTCCACCTGtttttacagtttcaatttcacaACAGCTTATTTCCCCATACACGCATAACTAAGACTCTTTAAATTCCAATGACAGTAACTGTATCACATGCCCAAGTTACAGGTTAAGAACAGAACTATCACATCAATATACTTGTAAACATTAAAACGAGAGAACCCAGAAAAATTCCGTGTCATAAGTACTGAGGATCTGAAATTCTCAAAACGAAATGGGAAAAGGGACAGGATAAAAAGTCACTGGTATTACTTTATCACAAAGGATTGATACTTCCCTAAATTTTTACAAACATACATAATCTAGGCAAGaaactccccacccccagttttgctcttatttccctACCCAATTTTGGTGGTTTCCCCTCTAGTACTCCTTCACTTAACACAAACATTCAAACTGAAGATGGAGTAAACTATTAACTGGAACTTTAGCAAGGGTACATAGATTGTTTGCTACCTAATATTACAGTATTTAGAGAGTGATCATGTTCTCCTTGTTACAATGAGGATGGAAAGAAAGCACTTTGGCTATTACTACCCATTACAAAGAAAAGACAAGATGTTTATAAGGTAGGAAGTAATGTACAAAATTCCTTTAGAAATTattgtgttttcactttgctcaaaCTTTCAACTGCAAAATACCAAGTGAATAAAAATGTTACAAACCCAGAAGAGGGCATCTAAGCATCTTAAGTGCATACCAAAAtctcaaaatactttaaaagccCACAATTTGGGTATTGAAAGTCTTTTCTGAAACTAGTCCCTGAACATTGCACACCTTCAGATAACACTTAAGAAGCTTGCAAAGCAGT harbors:
- the LOC122704881 gene encoding acyl-coenzyme A thioesterase 1-like gives rise to the protein MTVTVTLEPAGRCRWDEPVRIAVRGLAPGQPVTLRASLRDEKGALFRAHARYCADAAGLLDLERAPALGGSFAGLEPMGLFWALEPEKPLLRLVKRDVQTPFAVELEVLDGHEPEAQRLLGRAVHERDFLAPGVRREPVRAGRVRATLFLPPEPAPFPGIVDISAAGGGLLEYRASLLAGKGFAVMALAYYNYEDLPKSLENFHLEYFEEAVNYLLNHPQVKGPGVGLLGISKGGELCLSMASFLKGISAAVIINGSVVSVCGTLHYKGEILPPVGFNQNRIKMTKDGFVDIVEILNCPLEGPDQKSFIPVERAECPFLFLVGQDDHNWKSEFYANEASKRLQAHGKAKPQVICYPGTGHYIEPPYFPLCPASLHTLVGVPVIWGGEPRAHARAQVDAWQQLQTFFHKHVGGDKGTIPAKL